The following are encoded in a window of Rubellicoccus peritrichatus genomic DNA:
- a CDS encoding ankyrin repeat domain-containing protein, whose amino-acid sequence MKTRLILCYSAVLLLLINLLEAHEMPDGLKRPIIEDEIFAEAIEMIDAGDTEALAAYLKEHPELINKRIDGDKDYETGYFASPTLLHFTAYNPYWTHSIKPPANIVEVTEVILDAGAEVDVFCGESGNQGTTLGLVASGLLLRENELQIPMIKMLTRRGADPSYALGAAIAHSEWDAVDALVEAGAEPSPMLCAIQDDPKALKKSLEGIDSISLQKALFAAVSKGKPENVIILIDAGADPNAFMPESFHAHSTAMHQAAWNGNVEILEVMMDSGGRFDVKDSIYSGDPVGWAGHNHQDEAVTFFISRGYEATPQQLAAWGQLEAMKQWLEANPEKVDEVGEWGTCLQQAAFHGRVDVIELLIENGADVNNANGGDRVPGKGKTPLDKAIAGNRNEAIALLKKHGGEPYAME is encoded by the coding sequence ATGAAAACTCGCCTTATTCTATGCTACTCAGCTGTTTTGCTGCTGCTGATCAATCTTTTGGAGGCTCATGAAATGCCGGATGGTCTGAAACGCCCGATTATTGAAGATGAAATCTTTGCCGAAGCGATCGAAATGATCGACGCAGGCGATACAGAAGCGCTTGCCGCTTACCTTAAGGAGCATCCCGAACTCATCAATAAACGGATTGATGGCGACAAGGACTATGAAACCGGCTACTTCGCCAGTCCGACATTGCTTCATTTTACCGCTTACAATCCTTATTGGACTCACAGTATCAAGCCACCAGCCAATATAGTCGAAGTCACGGAGGTAATTCTCGATGCTGGGGCCGAAGTTGATGTCTTTTGTGGTGAGTCCGGTAATCAGGGGACGACGCTCGGCCTGGTTGCTTCCGGTTTACTTTTGAGGGAAAATGAGCTGCAGATTCCAATGATCAAGATGCTGACCAGACGCGGGGCGGATCCATCTTATGCACTTGGTGCCGCCATTGCTCACAGCGAGTGGGATGCAGTGGATGCTTTAGTTGAAGCTGGCGCGGAGCCATCGCCCATGCTTTGCGCAATTCAGGATGATCCAAAGGCCTTGAAAAAGTCTTTGGAAGGAATCGATTCAATCTCACTCCAGAAGGCTTTGTTTGCCGCTGTCAGCAAGGGTAAGCCGGAGAATGTCATCATCTTGATTGATGCCGGGGCGGACCCGAATGCTTTCATGCCTGAATCATTTCATGCGCATTCCACAGCGATGCATCAGGCAGCCTGGAACGGCAATGTTGAGATCCTCGAAGTCATGATGGATAGTGGTGGGCGTTTTGATGTTAAAGACTCCATCTATAGTGGTGATCCTGTTGGCTGGGCTGGTCATAATCATCAGGACGAGGCCGTTACTTTTTTCATTAGTCGTGGCTACGAAGCAACTCCCCAGCAGTTGGCTGCATGGGGGCAACTTGAAGCCATGAAGCAATGGCTTGAGGCAAATCCTGAAAAAGTGGACGAGGTTGGAGAGTGGGGGACTTGTTTACAACAGGCCGCATTCCATGGCAGAGTTGATGTGATTGAACTACTCATTGAAAACGGAGCTGATGTGAACAACGCCAACGGCGGAGATAGGGTTCCCGGCAAAGGAAAGACTCCACTCGATAAGGCGATCGCCGGAAACCGGAATGAAGCCATTGCATTGCTCAAAAAGCATGGCGGTGAACCTTACGCAATGGAGTAG
- a CDS encoding CTP synthase, with amino-acid sequence MKYIFVTGGVVSSLGKGLTAAALGALLEQRGLTCRLQKFDPYLNVDPGTMNPFQHGEVYVLDDGAETDLDLGHYERFTSGSLSQFNNLTSGQVYESIIQKERNGEFLGKTVQVIPHVTDEIQKRIFEAGEGVDVLITEIGGTVGDIEGLPFLEAMRQFTLKVGHEHVLFLHCTLIPYLKAAGELKTKPSQQSVAKLREIGIQPDILVCRTEHPISQEIRQKLSLYCNIPAKAVIEETDVETSIYELPLALAQENLDDLVVEHLRLDAPDSDMHVWKSVVRRLKFPAHRVDIGVVGKYIELQDAYKSVYESLTHGGIANDCGINCVRIDSEAIEEDGAEAHLKGLHGILVPGGFGSRGTEGKIAAAAYAREKLIPYFGLCLGMQILVIEYARHVAGFPNANSTEFAENCETAVIDLMEDQRGVTAKGATMRLGSEPCMLQPDTHSWRAYAEALEKKPKGEFLIHERHRHRFEFNNEHREILERCGLRVGGVNPERNLVEIAEVFDHPWMVGVQYHPEFKSKPNEAHPLFAAFVKAAMEKR; translated from the coding sequence ATGAAGTATATTTTTGTGACCGGTGGAGTCGTGAGCTCCCTGGGCAAAGGGCTGACAGCCGCCGCACTGGGCGCTTTGCTGGAGCAGCGCGGGCTAACTTGCCGTCTGCAGAAATTTGATCCCTATTTGAATGTCGATCCCGGCACGATGAATCCTTTCCAGCATGGAGAAGTCTATGTCCTGGATGACGGGGCGGAAACAGATCTGGATCTAGGTCACTATGAACGCTTTACAAGTGGCAGCCTCTCCCAGTTCAACAATCTCACATCAGGCCAGGTTTACGAATCCATCATTCAAAAGGAGAGAAACGGCGAGTTTCTGGGCAAAACCGTCCAGGTGATTCCCCACGTTACGGACGAGATCCAGAAACGGATTTTCGAAGCGGGCGAAGGTGTCGATGTCCTCATTACAGAGATTGGCGGAACCGTTGGGGACATCGAAGGGCTGCCTTTCCTTGAGGCAATGCGTCAGTTTACCCTCAAAGTCGGCCATGAGCATGTGCTTTTTCTACACTGCACGCTGATTCCTTATTTGAAAGCGGCTGGCGAGCTAAAGACGAAACCATCCCAACAGTCGGTGGCCAAACTACGCGAGATTGGTATCCAGCCCGATATCCTTGTCTGTCGCACGGAACACCCAATCAGCCAGGAAATTCGCCAAAAACTGAGCCTCTACTGTAATATCCCGGCCAAAGCCGTGATCGAGGAAACAGATGTTGAAACATCCATCTACGAGCTGCCACTGGCTCTGGCTCAGGAAAACCTTGATGACCTCGTCGTCGAGCACCTGAGGCTCGATGCTCCGGACTCGGACATGCATGTCTGGAAAAGTGTGGTCCGTCGCCTGAAATTTCCGGCTCACCGGGTCGATATTGGCGTAGTTGGCAAATACATCGAGCTACAAGACGCTTACAAAAGTGTTTACGAAAGCCTGACCCACGGCGGCATTGCCAACGACTGCGGTATCAACTGCGTCCGCATTGACAGTGAAGCAATTGAAGAAGACGGAGCTGAAGCTCATTTGAAAGGCCTCCACGGGATTCTCGTCCCAGGTGGATTTGGAAGTCGCGGAACCGAGGGAAAAATTGCTGCTGCTGCCTATGCGAGAGAGAAATTAATCCCCTATTTCGGACTCTGCCTTGGTATGCAGATTCTGGTTATTGAATACGCCAGGCACGTCGCAGGCTTTCCAAATGCCAACAGCACGGAATTTGCAGAGAACTGCGAAACAGCGGTGATCGACCTGATGGAAGACCAACGCGGAGTAACCGCCAAAGGAGCAACCATGCGTCTTGGTTCAGAACCTTGCATGCTCCAGCCCGACACGCACTCATGGCGTGCTTATGCGGAAGCATTGGAGAAAAAGCCAAAGGGCGAGTTTCTCATTCATGAACGTCATCGCCACCGTTTTGAATTCAACAACGAGCATCGTGAAATTCTGGAACGTTGTGGCCTTCGCGTCGGCGGTGTGAATCCTGAACGAAACCTCGTTGAGATCGCAGAAGTGTTCGACCACCCCTGGATGGTAGGTGTCCAGTATCACCCGGA